The following proteins come from a genomic window of Pangasianodon hypophthalmus isolate fPanHyp1 chromosome 24, fPanHyp1.pri, whole genome shotgun sequence:
- the pik3ip1 gene encoding phosphoinositide-3-kinase-interacting protein 1 — MASPVHFVLLLSLALGDCSSLLEECIRGSGVQYRGEQQKSSSGSLCLSWNSTTRDYDVTLHPDLATGVGDHNYCRNPDDSDEPWCYVSGADGQLQREACAIEACQDENCTGAVTCAMSPSGEGEAMTEQVKAVDGAAVQPVVGVSQRVRTGPKKKKDLGTMGYVLAIIMMAIIIILGVGITLGYFYKRGRDLKKKHEQRVYEREMHRITLPLSAFANPTCELVDENTIVVAAEPAEQAPSQGVVEGSDPLIDSAGTPGA, encoded by the exons ATGGCCAGTCCTGTGCACTTCGTGCTTTTGCTAAGCCTTGCTTTGGGAGATTGTTCGTCGCTTCTTGAAG AGTGCATAAGGGGCAGTGGTGTGCAGTACAGAGGAGAGCAGCAGAAATCTTCCTCAGGCAGTCTCTGTCTGAGCTGGAACAGCACGACCCGGGACTATGACGTCACACTGCACCCAGACCTGGCCACag GTGTAGGGGACCATAACTACTGCCGTAATCCCGATGACTCAGACGAGCCCTGGTGCTATGTTTCCGGAGCAGATGGACAACTCCAGAGAGAAGCATGTGCTATTGAGGCATGCCAAG ATGAAAACTGCACAGGAGCAGTAACTTGCGCCATGAGCCCCTCTGGAGAAGGGGAAGCGATGACTGAGCAGGTGAAGGCGGTGGATGGCGCCGCTGTGCAGCCGGTGGTGGGGGTCAGTCAGCGGGTCAGGACAGGacccaagaagaagaaagaccTAGGGACTATGG GTTATGTCTTAGCCATCATCATGATGGCCATCATTATCATACTGGGAGTGGGAATTACACTGGGCTACTTCTACAAGCG GGGTCGAGACCTGAAGAAGAAGCATGAGCAGCGTGTGTACGAGCGAGAGATGCACCGCATCACGCTTCCCCTCTCTGCATTCGCCAACCCCACGTGCGAGCTGGTGGATGAGAACACCATCGTGGTGGCGGCCGAGCCCGCTGAGCAAGCGCCTTCGCAGGGAGTTGTTGAGGGCAGCGACCCCCTCATTGACTCTGCAGGCACCCCTGGAGCTTGA